A segment of the Agarivorans albus genome:
AGACCCGGTAAAATCTGGAGTATTTACGCTTACAATCCGCTTGTTAGAAAATTGAGGATGTTGCGTTTTAAACTCTCGCACAACCCTAACTACATCGCAGCCCTGCATCTCGGTTAAACCTGTTGTCATCACCACGATAAGTGCAGCTTGGTGCTTTTCGCACAGTAATTTAAGTGCACTTGATAAGTTGTCGTCACCGCCCATAACAGCAGCGATATGATCAATGGCAGTGTTTTGTAGCGGAATGGGTTCTCGGTAATGTTGAATCAAATACACTTTAGCGAACGCCCCGCAGCCCTGCGAGCCGTGCATTAAAGGAATTGAGTTATCTAAACCCATACATGCTAATGTAGCGCCAGTGGCGGCACTGGTTTTTAAAGGTTGCTCAACCAATGCGCTGCGTTTAACTGATACCTTATTTGTCATGTTACTTCTCCCCTACTGGCGCACTGCTGGTCCACGGCGGATTGCTGGTCACTAAAGGCCAAATGGCACTGTCTAAGGTACGACAAAGCTCTTTAGCAAAAGTAAGCATGCCTTGATAACCTGCGTAAGCATGTTCACGTTCTTGATTAATATCTAGAAACGGCAGACGCGCTTTTAAGGCGGTATACATGTTACGCCCGCCGGCAATCATTAAATCGGCCTTATGTTGTTGAGCTACATTGAGTAGATTTCGGGCGCCACCTTCATCTAGCATCAGCGCATCCTCACCCATGATTTGCTTAATTCTTGCTTTGTCTTCTGCTGTCGATTTCTTGGTTCCGGTAGCTACAACGCTAATTCCTAGCTCTTGTAAGGCGGAAACGATAGACCAAGATTTAACGCCACCGGTATACAGCAAAGCCTTTTTGCCTTTTAGACGTTCTATGTAAGGTTGTAGTTGTAGCCGGATCAACGCTTCTTGTTGAGCAATAAGCACTTCGGTTTCTCGGCTAACTTGAGGGTCATCCAACAACTTGGCGAAACTACGCAACGAAGCAGAGGTATCCTCAATGCCATAAAAACTGCCTTCAAACCACGGAATGTTCCAGCGTTCTTTCAACATTCGCGCGACATTTATTTGCGCTCTGGAACACACCACCATAGCAACATCGGCCTGGTGCATGGTTTGTATCTCGTGAAAACGAGTATCCCCCGACATGCAACTTAATACTCGATAACCCAAACGTTCCAATAGCGGTGATACATGCCAAAATTCACCTGCAATATTGTATTCACCAATCAACACAATATCGTTCACCCGCCTTGTTGGATCGTGACGCATAAAAGGTTTCTCTGGCGGGTCAATGGTGCCCACCACCTGCTTAACCATCACTTCACCAGCTATCCGGTTACCTAGGTTTTTACTGCCATAAAAGCCTGCAGCATCTACCGCCACAACAGGAATATTCCAACGGCTTTGAGCCAATTTACAAATAGCCTCTACATCGTTTCCTTCAAGAGCGGGTACACAAGTGACATATACAAAAACCGCTGGAGGGGAATGTTTTTCTATGACCGTTTTTATCGCGTGTAACAAACGCTTTTCGGCCCGCCCCATAATCACGTCTTGCTCGTTTAAATCGGTAGTAAATCCCAAGCGAAATAAATTGCGGCCCGATGCGCGAGTGCCTCGGTTGTTCCAGCTATTGCCCGCACAAGCTATAGGCCCATGAACAATATGGGCAACATCGGCAATCGGTAACAAGGTAATCTGCGCGCCATCAAAACTACAACCGCCTGCGGTTGCCCCAGGTACTGGTCTAGCACAGCCAGATTTTTCTCCAGTGTTATGCTCGCAAGCAGGTTCATCTAATAACTCGGCTATGTCGCTTCGCTTCATGCTTACACCTCACAACAACTATTTGGCTCAATGATTAATTGTTGTATTGCAAAGCGTATTCCATAGGAGAATAGCGGTATTAGCGGCTTTGAACGGCAGATTCTTTGTCGTAATTGCTACAAACCATAACGACTAGAACAATATGTGGGAAATAGTGCGACTTTATCGAACTGAGTAAAATTGAAGGAGTGAGTCGCCCGTAGTATTGGGCGACTATCGTAAGAAGATGTGGCTACCAGCTAGTTTGAGTTACCCAAAAGAGGATTAAAGAGAAAAGTCTTCAATAGAACCACTGCGCGTTACTACCTTATTACGTCCAGTTTCTTTTGCTTCGTATAGGGCTTTATCAGCAATCGCGATCATTTTGTCCGCTAGCATTTCAAAATCACTGGGTAAACTGCTCTCGTTAAAGCCGAGATAATAAGCACCAATAGATACCGTAATTGGATCTTCTGTTAACTCAATACTGCCAATCGCCTTCATCACCCGACTAAATACCTTTGCACAACCGTTTAAATTACTATTGGGCAGCCAAATTAGGAATTCTTCTCCACCCAAACGAGCAACAAAATCATAGTCTCTTAAGGAATTGCTAATTTGCTTCGCGGTTTCGACTAATGCTTTGTCACCAAGCTGATGACCGTAGGTATCATTGAGTTTTTTAAAGTGATCAATATCCACAATAGCCAACGTGCCCTCACCGCCAGTTCGGCTTAACAAGTTCATACTTTTCTTTAGCTTTTTGTACATCC
Coding sequences within it:
- the nifE gene encoding nitrogenase iron-molybdenum cofactor biosynthesis protein NifE codes for the protein MKRSDIAELLDEPACEHNTGEKSGCARPVPGATAGGCSFDGAQITLLPIADVAHIVHGPIACAGNSWNNRGTRASGRNLFRLGFTTDLNEQDVIMGRAEKRLLHAIKTVIEKHSPPAVFVYVTCVPALEGNDVEAICKLAQSRWNIPVVAVDAAGFYGSKNLGNRIAGEVMVKQVVGTIDPPEKPFMRHDPTRRVNDIVLIGEYNIAGEFWHVSPLLERLGYRVLSCMSGDTRFHEIQTMHQADVAMVVCSRAQINVARMLKERWNIPWFEGSFYGIEDTSASLRSFAKLLDDPQVSRETEVLIAQQEALIRLQLQPYIERLKGKKALLYTGGVKSWSIVSALQELGISVVATGTKKSTAEDKARIKQIMGEDALMLDEGGARNLLNVAQQHKADLMIAGGRNMYTALKARLPFLDINQEREHAYAGYQGMLTFAKELCRTLDSAIWPLVTSNPPWTSSAPVGEK